ATTTACACACTCTACAtgattctctttttttattttttaaaaaaagacagatttAGGATTTGGTAAGAAATTActgagttacatttttttttttaaatctgtgaagTTCTACAGTAATggagtaaataaataagatttttaaagttCAATGTTTACAGACATATTATAAAAAATGATTGCATTAGAAGACATTAAATAATGTTGATACACACCAGGAAGGGATTTGGGCACGGAAAGGCACATCATTTCACCACAAGAAATAAAGACCACAGTTGGAAGTTAGTGGGTAGCCACAGCTTTATATCTTGTGGTGGTGGAACCCCCAGGTCTGGGGGTCACTGTTGGTAGGACCTCCCACTTAGTACTTAGCTGGAACAAAGCAGTTGGGAAATGGACTGTGATTCTTCTAATGCTCTGTTAAAAAGAAAGCACTTTTTTAATAAGCCTGGTGTGTGGAGGGGGAAATTCACAGCAGAAATTCACAATGGTTTGGTGGCACTGAAAATCCTAATgagtttcagttttttttttttttaaaaaaaaaaaaaaacttaatataaTGTAGTATGATTAATCAGCTTTTCTCATTGAATTGAAACTTTGCAGTTAAAAGCTACAATTTCAAGTAAAcatcatttttcactttttttttcttgtagacaATCACAGTATAAACAGCTGCCATATTTTATGTCAGATGAATGAAGCAATGTACCAAAGTTTAGGGACAAGGATGCTAAAAATAATTTCCCAATTTTATGTGCACACATCTTTAGGAACACTGGTACTGCTAGCTGACTGGTATCAACAACAGGAAATTAAACATGAAGTTTTGACAGTGATAACAGATCTCATATGGAATTAGTTTCTAGTTCAGCACATGTTACTACACTACTGCGTTTAGCAGACATCAGCAGGCCCTGTTCTGGGTCAATTTTCCACTGCCAATGTTCTATCACAAAGTAGGTTCACATCTCTACAGTTCTTCTTGTCTGAATTCTGAACCTAGATCAATCTGGTAAAAGACTGAGCCACTCAAAGTGAGCCACATCCATTTTAAGTGGTATTTAGTGGCACTGTATATAAATTAAAGGGACTTTTAGGATAAAATGGCATATCcacaaaaatatgaaagacaaCTGGGCGATAGACAAGGGAAAacttcaatagaaaaaaaaattaaaaacggCCATTGTCAAGCAGGCAGCTGCCCATTCACGCCACTCGATAGGCCTTCATTAAGGTGTACTCTTTCCGGTTGGTGTGGGCAGCCCAGATGAAGAGAGCAGACGCCATGAACTGTAAGGGAGCCGAGACGCAGGCCAGGCAGAAGGACCATCCAAATTCTCCGGACACATTCTCAGGCAGCCCTAGTTTCTGGTGTAGTAGTTCAATGCCGGCAACATAGCAACTTACAGAGCCCAGTGTGCACAGACCTTCGGAAGaaagttagaaatcaaagtgTGACTGCGCGAGAGCACAGAGAAAGCTTCTCTAACAGTGTGACAGTATAATGGTATGTGAAGTCACATTGTGGTCCACAGGAGGACAGAGGAATCAAAAGAACTGAGTGACCCACCTGCCAGGAGATGGAGGATGCCCGTGGCAATGGTGGGATACAGGCTTCGGCAGATACAGGCACAGAGTCCAATCAAAGCCCCAAAACACACCAAACCCAAGCTAACGAAAGGTAAAAGGAACTGGCAACGCCAAAGatctagtttttaaaagaagaaaaaaattatttcagacCATTTTCTACAATAGCAATTTCTTTCACATTCTAAAGGATTAACTAGAGCTTTCCTCAGAAAGTGAGAAACAAGTATTTTATTTCCAAAGCCTTGTTTTTCAAAAGGATGGCAACTTTACCCTGAAACAAATAAAAGGCTAACAGTTAAGTTACCAAAGGCTTAGCTTGTGCCATGCAATGTTTGCTACGAGTGTGCTTGCATTACCCCTCCCAGCATCTTACACTATTGAGTGCTACTACTAGTTGTCTTTCGGTAACTGGAGGAACTGAGACAAGAGACATTAGTAACTTATACAAATTAAGAAACGTGAATAACCAAGACTTGAAGTAAAACACAGTTTCCTTCTATAGAGACACAAAGTGAAAATCTCTGCATGATCGAAGGCAGGAGACAGAGTAAGCAAGGGATGATTACAAATGAGGACATAGTGGACGTGGAGTGTACTGGACACTCGGTGGCAGCTATAAATCTCTTAAATTCCCCTTtgtacttattttgttttctagaacaGCACACAAAGTCTTTATTTCCAAATATTATGCCTTCCCTAATATTCTGCTCCCAATACACTTCTTCCTCTCATTCTCACTGCAAAGGTGAGTAACGGCAACTACTTCACTGATTCCTTTAATACTAGTATCCTAAAAACTGTAACTCAAATCTGAAGATGGTATTTCATTGGCAGTCTAACCATCGAGGAACAGAATACTCAGTACTGTTTGGTTTTGGCATTTACTCTTTGGCTACTACTACCTAGGATTGGAAGGGTACTCCAACAGGCCTGACATGGAGCCCTTGAGAGCTTGTAGAACTTCTACAGGTATGCTTATGTAAGCTCAGGCAATGGGAGTGGGCATCTCACCGTTAGCCTACTAAGTTTTCCCTTATTGGGGCCCACTAATAACATCTTTTGGAGATGTGGACTCCACCCTCCACTGTTTTAGCTACCTCAACTGCAAATTATCTGAGGTTTGGTAAGCATGTTTCTGACCTCCAAATAATATTAGCCATGGAACAGAGCTTACTGGAATGCTGCTGGGGAAGTTACTTAATGTTGACACCGTGCACTAACATTCCAAAAGCAGAGTTCAACCAAACAGATTCTTCTCCCAACTGTCCTGCTGACAGCCAAGTACTCACAGGTCCGAAGCAGATCAATTCCACTATTGTGGTTTCCTGGATCAACATATTTCTCCATGAACTGTTCATTTAGTGAGAAACTCATGCATTTTGTAACCACATCAAAGGACTCTGGAACAAGAACAATCACTGCCTGTTATTTTCATGAAAAACATGCCATAATAATTTCTTTCAGGAACTGTCTTTTGAAATAAAAGGTAATGCAGAAAGACATTCCCCAAGACATACATAATCTGTGTTCCCCAGGGACACACAGGTCACACTGTTGCCACCTCTGAGTCTCATTGACAGTCTCAGGATTTAgacacaaggaagaaaacaagaggaaCAGTAACCTGAGAGGTATGTTAGAAGATTTGTTAGTAACAAAGTAGATATATTAGAGACTAGGAAATATGGACAGGAACACAAAATCTGAAGAATTCTAATCTTCTACCCTAAACTTAATATACCAGCCTCAGTCCTCAAGAGGTGACATACATCATCCTTTCTAGGTTCTTGAACAAGaaatttcagtcttttttttccctaaatcTCAATCATTCTTGTCCATATAAATTACAGCAAAAAATCCTAACAGCTTCCTTCAAGAGATTTGCAAGCTCTAGCTATGACCCAGTGCTGCTGTGCTGGTCTGATTCACAATGACCTCGCCCCTGAATTACAACAGCCTCCTAACTGCCGATCCCGAGCTGACACCCCTGCATCCTACCCATGTAAACAGACATCAACCAGAGTGACCGGGTCAGGTCTTTCCTCTTCCGCTCGATAGCTCTCTACAGTCTGTAAGGTGTCCAGGAAACCCAGTGTCCTACACGAACTGTCCCATTCTCGCCTGGTATTCCGATAGTATCTTTTAGTTTATTAACTCTTTATAGTTGTGCAAGTCTCAAATACATTCAGATTTAAAGGCAGAGTTGGTCAAATTATGTCCTCTAAAATATAAGGCAAATATAGGATCCTATTATATAACATAGctaattgtttgtttttggttttgtgagacagggtttctctgcatagccctggctgtctctgATCTCGTTTTATAGATtaagatggtctcaaactcagagatctgcctgcctctgcctccagagtgctgggattaaaggtgtgcaccatcaccacctggctaacATAGCTAACTGTAAGAGGACAATCAACTCACATTTGTTGGCTTGATTTTGAATACCACTTCTTTCACaaattatcaaatatttaaaatcttcaaaCTAATTCCTCATGACAggtgaaatgaataaaaaatattctaattAGTAAATAAGTATGAGGAGCCAAATGGCTTTCCCAAGATTAGGAAATTACTGAGCCAACTGATGTCAGTGAGGACAACATAACTGCACAGTCGTTGAAGGAAAATTGtaggaaaaaccaaacaaacacagaaaatttcTTATGGCGTGCACAAACCTGCCTATGCATCACTGAGTAGTCATTATTAAGTGGTAAAGGAAAGATAATCGGAAATAAAGACTACCTGTCCTTTCTGGTGGAGTATACCAGTATGTGTTTTTGGGGATGGTGATACACCGTCTCCACAATCCCATTGTGCCATTGTATCGGAACAGTGCATCATTGTAAGTCTTTTCATCTGCCTCATCACCGAGGAAGTCATCCCAGGCCACTTTATTCGAATCACTTGAATTCTCTTGAACAGGACTTCGATATTCATACCAGAAGTCTGTGCCTATTGAGGCAGCCATGTAGATGGTGGAAATGAGGCTAAGTACACAAGCAATCACAAATGCTGTAGCAAAACGGTTATCCATTCTGGCATTCAGACTGCTCTGTTTAAGtcgaagagagaagaaaagttagatctcaagaaaatatatatattttttatctcAAAACAACCATTTTTCCTATTACCCATCCCATCTTTTTGtaatgcatttattattttaaaaaatttacaaacaaaaaaaaaggcaaacaataagtttaaaacaaaactcaTTCTCATCAAAGTACTTATTGAATGCTCACATACCCAGGACGCTACGGAGACAGAAGTCTTGGTCTCTAGTCTATCACCTGCATACTAAAACAGACAACACTGAAATGGACATACACATTTCCGATACAAACAACAGACATGCCCATGATCAGCAGTGTAGCATGCACACATTAACTGAAGGTTGTATTTTTACAGATGCTACAAAATGTTAAGTGTTTAGGGTTTGAGTGAGAAAAAGACTTAAGAAAGGGAAGCTAGGAACCATCTGCTCTTGGTGGGAAGGCTTCCAAAATGAGGGCAGGAGTGAGGAGTTATTTGAAAATCAGAGCTGAAGGTGTTAACCCAAAGGGAAAGTTTGTTTTAAGCGTATGTCATAGCAAAGAGACCAATAACATCACTAGGTATCAATCTCCCCCAATCCAATTAAAGCTAAGCCAAGCTTCCTCACACAGCCAGCTTCTTCACTCTCTCCATCCCTTACATTTCTCAACCTCCCGAACTGCAACCCTGCTCCCTAACCCTCAAGTATAGCATGCAACCATAAAAACTAAATGCTCGCTACTCGCAAACAGAAACGTGAGTTAGGCAAAATCTGAACACACCCTAGGCGTGGACAGGGCTCTACGGCAGTAGTAAATGGCCGCGGCAAAATGACTCAAGGCGGATCACGCTGAGTCAAACCCTGCCAAGTGTATGGACACCGTGACCGCCTCGAACCCCTCACTATACAGGCACCCGACAACA
This genomic stretch from Cricetulus griseus strain 17A/GY chromosome 4, alternate assembly CriGri-PICRH-1.0, whole genome shotgun sequence harbors:
- the Cldnd1 gene encoding claudin domain-containing protein 1 isoform X1, with product MDNRFATAFVIACVLSLISTIYMAASIGTDFWYEYRSPVQENSSDSNKVAWDDFLGDEADEKTYNDALFRYNGTMGLWRRCITIPKNTYWYTPPERTESFDVVTKCMSFSLNEQFMEKYVDPGNHNSGIDLLRTYLWRCQFLLPFVSLGLVCFGALIGLCACICRSLYPTIATGILHLLAGLCTLGSVSCYVAGIELLHQKLGLPENVSGEFGWSFCLACVSAPLQFMASALFIWAAHTNRKEYTLMKAYRVA
- the Cldnd1 gene encoding claudin domain-containing protein 1 isoform X2; protein product: MGGDRLETKTSVSVASWSSLNARMDNRFATAFVIACVLSLISTIYMAASIGTDFWYEYRSPVQENSSDSNKVAWDDFLGDEADEKTYNDALFRYNGTMGLWRRCITIPKNTYWYTPPERTESFDVVTKCMSFSLNEQFMEKYVDPGNHNSGIDLLRTYLWRCQFLLPFVSLGLVCFGALIGLCACICRSLYPTIATGILHLLAGSVTLKAGSTVTVLANTVERATMNTTPNVICCRMHAAVLGWQGTKET